In one Mucilaginibacter ginsenosidivorax genomic region, the following are encoded:
- a CDS encoding menaquinone biosynthesis family protein, which produces MKLTLGFSPCPNDTFIFDALIHHKIDTEGLEFEVFYDDVETLNQKAFRGELDVTKLSYHAFAYVADKYVLLDSGSALGFGVGPMLICKADPEKLYSQLTTHNSQLKIGIPGKYTTANFLLGNAFPNATNKVELVFSDIENAVLEGRVDVGLIIHENRFTYQDKGLKKIIDLGDHWEKQTGCAIPLGGIVANRNLPADVQYKLNKVLRKSVEFAFANPKSGLEFIRSHAQEMSEEVMYKHIDLYVNKYSVELGEEGRKAITLLFDTAQEKNIIPKIEEELFLSPLTP; this is translated from the coding sequence TAAAATTGACACCGAAGGACTGGAATTTGAGGTTTTTTACGATGACGTAGAAACCCTGAACCAAAAAGCATTTCGAGGGGAATTAGATGTGACTAAACTTAGCTACCATGCCTTTGCTTACGTGGCCGATAAATATGTACTGCTTGATTCGGGCAGCGCCCTGGGCTTTGGCGTGGGACCAATGCTGATCTGCAAAGCCGACCCTGAAAAACTATACTCACAACTCACAACTCACAATTCACAACTTAAAATAGGAATTCCCGGAAAATACACTACCGCCAATTTTTTATTGGGCAACGCTTTCCCAAATGCAACCAATAAGGTTGAGCTTGTTTTTTCTGATATCGAGAACGCGGTATTGGAAGGCCGCGTTGACGTGGGATTGATTATCCACGAAAACCGCTTCACCTACCAGGATAAGGGTTTAAAAAAAATAATCGACCTGGGCGATCATTGGGAAAAGCAAACCGGCTGCGCCATTCCGCTTGGCGGAATAGTAGCCAACCGTAATTTACCAGCAGATGTTCAGTACAAATTAAACAAGGTATTGCGTAAATCGGTTGAGTTTGCTTTTGCCAACCCAAAATCGGGTTTGGAATTTATCCGCTCGCACGCCCAGGAAATGAGTGAAGAGGTGATGTACAAACACATTGATTTGTATGTAAATAAATACTCCGTGGAATTAGGCGAGGAGGGAAGGAAGGCGATAACGTTGCTTTTTGATACGGCGCAGGAAAAGAATATTATACCCAAAATAGAAGAAGAACTGTTTCTAAGCCCCCTAACCCCCTGA
- the hflX gene encoding GTPase HflX — protein sequence MKQKFYDTAVKQEKAVLVGVMTPHVTDEQEKEYLEELEFLVATAGGETITHFTQKLQRPDRATFVGSGKLEDIKAFVIEEEIDMVVFDDELSPSQLRNIENELQVKILDRNNLILDIFANRAQTAQAKTQVELAQLQYLLPRLTRLWTHLERQKGGIGMRGPGESQIETDRRLILNKIALLKDRLKQIDKQNETQRKNRSQMVRAALVGYTNVGKSTIMNMVSKSEVFAENKLFATLDTTVRKVVLENVPFLLSDTVGFIRKLPHQLVECFKSTLDEVREADILVHVVDISHPNFEDQIRTVNETLKDIGAVDKRMITVFNKIDAFKPEDHQIEQQEEPLTLDDFKHSWMAKNNSPAIFISATKRENVDEFRSLLYEEVKAIHTERYPYDHLLY from the coding sequence ATGAAGCAAAAATTTTACGATACTGCTGTGAAGCAGGAAAAAGCTGTTCTGGTTGGCGTGATGACACCCCATGTAACCGATGAGCAGGAGAAAGAATATTTAGAGGAGCTGGAGTTTCTGGTTGCTACGGCAGGCGGCGAAACCATAACTCATTTTACCCAAAAACTACAAAGGCCCGATAGGGCTACCTTTGTGGGCAGCGGTAAGCTGGAAGATATTAAAGCTTTTGTTATTGAAGAAGAGATTGATATGGTGGTGTTCGACGATGAGTTATCGCCATCGCAACTGCGCAATATTGAAAACGAACTACAGGTAAAGATACTTGACAGGAATAACCTTATCCTGGATATTTTTGCCAATCGCGCGCAAACGGCCCAGGCCAAAACCCAGGTTGAGCTGGCCCAGCTACAATATTTACTGCCACGCCTTACCCGTTTGTGGACTCACCTTGAGCGCCAGAAAGGTGGTATTGGTATGCGCGGACCGGGTGAATCGCAGATTGAAACCGACAGGCGTTTGATATTGAATAAGATAGCCTTACTGAAAGACCGGCTGAAACAAATAGACAAGCAAAACGAAACCCAGCGTAAAAACCGGAGCCAGATGGTGCGTGCAGCATTGGTGGGTTATACCAACGTTGGTAAATCAACCATCATGAACATGGTATCCAAATCGGAAGTGTTTGCCGAAAACAAACTGTTTGCCACCTTAGATACTACGGTAAGGAAAGTGGTGCTGGAAAATGTTCCTTTCCTGTTATCAGATACGGTTGGTTTTATTCGCAAGCTGCCGCACCAACTGGTAGAGTGTTTTAAATCGACCCTGGATGAAGTGCGCGAGGCAGATATATTGGTGCACGTGGTAGATATTTCGCACCCTAATTTTGAGGATCAGATACGCACTGTTAACGAAACCCTGAAAGATATTGGCGCCGTTGACAAAAGGATGATAACGGTATTTAATAAAATAGATGCTTTTAAGCCGGAAGATCACCAGATAGAGCAACAGGAAGAGCCGCTAACGCTTGACGATTTTAAACACAGCTGGATGGCCAAAAACAATAGCCCGGCCATATTTATATCGGCCACAAAAAGGGAAAATGTTGATGAGTTCAGGAGTTTACTTTATGAGGAAGTGAAAGCGATACATACCGAGCGTTATCCATACGATCATTTGTTGTATTAG
- a CDS encoding DUF3857 domain-containing protein codes for MNKIFSLLLLGSLTITANAQTATPLPTAQSFGKVDKADLEMTKCDFEPDANAEILFDKGDTYFDTQYNINTDRHKRIKIFNDNGKDEANIRIEYYSYNRIEYITGLQAQTINLTNGAVEIIKVDKKQIFTEAVDKYRSAMVFSFPNVKPGTIIEYKYRLTSQSIANFPDWYFQTDLPTRYSELNTNTPDILTYKRLSNVHSPYAVDKTSSSNTHTEAMVNIPSLKDEPYMDARNDNSERILFQLLSIRIPGYFAPNFQDSWTKVGQNMVDDEDFGGQFNRKLAGEEVIINKAKALKTDDEKIAYIFNEVKNTMKWNDYYAHYTSDGTPKAWEKKIGNSAEVNLILYHLLKKSGLNVYPMMVSTRKNGRINPSYPSTTQFNSTVAYIPVDSAKYYVLDATNKYNLYNQVPEVFLNSFGLMLDKDNKVYDLPFLQQPDPVRQVILLNAEIKADGKMSGTADISSFSYNKMYFTKKYKTDGEKKYNDYLREDNNSLKISGLTFENMDIDTLPLRQKLNFNLDLTGSDDNYIYFNSNLFTGLKTNPFLAENRFTDIDFGYRDNYAITGIFKIPTGYKIDAMPKSISMAIPDGTVVFKRLVAEQDGSIMVRFSIDHKKSLYFKENYPEFREFCKKMYDMLNEQIVLKKG; via the coding sequence ATGAACAAAATCTTTTCCCTGCTATTGCTGGGCTCGTTAACCATTACCGCGAACGCACAAACTGCCACCCCCTTACCAACAGCTCAATCATTCGGTAAAGTTGATAAGGCAGATCTGGAAATGACCAAATGCGATTTTGAACCCGACGCCAACGCCGAAATTCTATTTGACAAAGGCGATACTTACTTTGATACCCAATACAATATCAATACCGACAGGCACAAGCGCATCAAAATTTTTAACGATAATGGTAAGGATGAGGCCAACATTCGCATCGAATATTACAGCTACAATCGCATTGAATACATTACCGGTTTGCAGGCGCAAACTATTAACTTAACCAATGGTGCTGTTGAAATTATAAAGGTTGATAAAAAACAGATATTTACCGAAGCCGTTGACAAGTATCGCTCGGCCATGGTGTTTTCGTTTCCTAATGTTAAACCGGGTACAATTATCGAATACAAGTATCGCTTAACAAGCCAGTCAATTGCAAACTTTCCCGATTGGTACTTTCAAACAGATTTGCCAACCCGGTATAGCGAGTTAAATACCAATACTCCCGATATATTAACCTATAAAAGGCTTTCAAATGTTCACTCTCCTTACGCCGTTGATAAAACAAGCTCATCAAACACGCATACCGAGGCGATGGTGAATATCCCTTCGTTAAAAGATGAACCGTATATGGATGCCCGCAATGACAATTCCGAACGGATCCTTTTCCAGCTGTTAAGCATCCGCATACCCGGCTATTTTGCACCAAACTTCCAGGATTCGTGGACAAAAGTTGGCCAAAACATGGTAGACGATGAGGACTTTGGTGGCCAGTTTAACCGTAAACTTGCCGGCGAAGAAGTAATTATTAATAAGGCAAAAGCACTTAAAACCGACGATGAAAAAATTGCCTATATTTTTAACGAGGTTAAAAACACCATGAAATGGAACGATTACTATGCCCACTATACCAGCGACGGAACACCAAAAGCATGGGAAAAGAAGATTGGAAACTCGGCCGAGGTAAACCTTATCCTTTACCACCTACTTAAAAAATCAGGCTTAAATGTTTATCCGATGATGGTAAGCACCCGCAAAAATGGTCGTATAAACCCCAGCTATCCATCAACCACCCAGTTTAACAGCACTGTTGCCTACATCCCGGTTGATAGTGCCAAATATTATGTACTTGATGCTACCAACAAATATAATTTGTACAACCAGGTGCCCGAGGTGTTTTTAAATTCATTTGGCCTCATGCTCGATAAGGACAATAAAGTGTACGACCTGCCCTTTTTGCAACAACCGGACCCTGTACGCCAGGTTATTTTATTGAATGCCGAAATTAAGGCCGATGGCAAAATGAGTGGTACTGCCGATATCAGCAGCTTTAGCTATAACAAAATGTACTTCACCAAAAAGTATAAAACCGATGGCGAAAAAAAGTATAATGACTACTTACGCGAAGACAACAACAGCCTAAAAATATCGGGCCTTACCTTCGAGAATATGGATATTGACACGCTGCCGTTACGTCAAAAGCTCAATTTCAACCTCGACCTTACGGGCAGCGACGATAATTACATCTACTTTAATTCAAATCTGTTTACCGGTCTTAAAACAAACCCGTTTTTGGCCGAAAACCGCTTTACTGATATTGATTTTGGATACCGCGACAACTACGCCATAACCGGCATTTTTAAAATTCCGACAGGATATAAAATTGATGCAATGCCCAAAAGCATCAGCATGGCCATACCCGATGGAACTGTAGTCTTTAAACGCCTGGTTGCCGAGCAGGATGGCTCAATAATGGTTCGCTTTAGCATCGATCACAAAAAGTCGTTATATTTTAAAGAGAATTACCCCGAGTTCCGTGAGTTTTGTAAAAAAATGTACGATATGCTTAACGAGCAAATTGTACTTAAAAAAGGCTAA
- a CDS encoding DUF3857 domain-containing transglutaminase family protein: MLIKHYTRLLLTTAALCALYAPGYSQDKNIPKELYVATTIPDSLKEDANSVVRYSLEDCNIKGPGKAEKQYHSIVTILNEKGNGEAGFGIEYNKKFNSVNSFEMKVYDAAGTLIKKYHKSDMYDHLAVDNETLVTEDRVLQIRHTISSYPCTIEIIYAEDSKSSIDLGAWYIQGFDQSVQNTSYHISISADAGFRYSNKNTNIKPQKSTLEKTDSYTWQVTNLKAIKPEDGSESWRVLPKVYFAANDFEYYGIPGNISSWQNYGKWQQSLNSDICSLSPKRVQEIQTMTANIKTDKEKVRFLYNYLQKNVRYVGVQLGIGGLKPFPASFVDEKKYGDCKGLSNYMCAMLKAVDIPAYYAKVRAGTNEEPCNPAFPNDLSNHIIVCVPLKNDTTWLECTSQTQQFGKLGKFTENRNALVITENGGKLVNTPKSAAIDNQLNAEAHVVLDADGGSKAHLKILSTGDYRDDYISIEALKTDEQKQAVITMLNMKQPSELIFKPSTDGDGVKEVNIDLVYDKFCDITSGDKHFYKPRVFDLWQATLPVEEKRKSDYYFDVPMLKSCVTTIDLPAGFEVETLPASQSLKFSYGTYDVKYTYDAIKNQVVNTTKFNLTNQVIPAAKYNEMQTYFDAIAKAQNKKLVIRRKA, encoded by the coding sequence ATGCTTATTAAACATTACACCAGGCTGCTGCTCACCACAGCGGCCTTATGTGCGCTATATGCCCCGGGTTATAGCCAGGATAAAAATATTCCTAAGGAATTATATGTAGCAACAACTATTCCTGATTCATTGAAGGAGGATGCAAATTCGGTAGTGCGGTACAGCTTGGAAGACTGCAATATTAAAGGTCCCGGAAAAGCCGAAAAGCAATACCACTCTATTGTTACAATACTGAATGAAAAGGGTAACGGTGAAGCCGGATTTGGAATTGAATATAATAAAAAATTCAATTCTGTTAACTCATTTGAAATGAAGGTCTACGATGCTGCCGGTACGTTAATTAAAAAGTATCACAAAAGCGATATGTATGATCATTTAGCTGTCGACAATGAAACATTGGTAACAGAAGATCGGGTGCTGCAAATAAGACATACTATATCTTCGTACCCATGTACTATCGAAATAATTTATGCTGAAGACAGCAAAAGTTCAATAGACTTAGGCGCATGGTATATTCAAGGGTTCGACCAATCAGTTCAAAACACTTCTTATCACATTTCGATTAGTGCTGATGCTGGTTTTAGATACAGTAACAAAAATACTAATATCAAACCACAAAAGAGTACCCTGGAAAAAACAGATAGCTATACCTGGCAGGTAACCAATTTAAAAGCGATTAAACCCGAAGACGGCTCAGAATCGTGGCGGGTGTTACCAAAAGTTTATTTTGCGGCCAATGATTTTGAATATTATGGCATACCTGGGAATATAAGTTCTTGGCAAAACTATGGAAAATGGCAACAATCTTTAAACTCAGATATTTGTAGTTTAAGCCCAAAGCGCGTACAGGAAATACAAACCATGACCGCCAATATTAAAACAGACAAGGAAAAGGTAAGATTTCTATACAATTATCTTCAAAAAAATGTCAGGTATGTTGGTGTGCAGCTTGGTATAGGAGGCTTAAAGCCATTTCCGGCCAGTTTTGTTGACGAAAAAAAATACGGCGATTGTAAAGGATTATCCAACTATATGTGCGCGATGCTCAAAGCAGTAGATATTCCCGCATACTACGCCAAAGTAAGGGCTGGAACAAATGAAGAGCCGTGTAACCCTGCTTTTCCAAATGATCTATCAAATCACATTATCGTTTGCGTTCCGTTAAAAAATGACACCACCTGGTTGGAATGTACCAGCCAAACCCAGCAATTTGGCAAATTAGGCAAGTTTACAGAAAACAGAAATGCCTTAGTAATTACTGAAAATGGCGGTAAGTTGGTTAACACCCCCAAAAGCGCTGCCATTGATAATCAACTCAACGCAGAAGCCCACGTAGTGTTGGATGCAGATGGCGGATCCAAGGCGCATCTAAAAATTTTAAGCACGGGTGACTATCGTGATGACTATATCAGTATAGAGGCTTTGAAAACGGATGAACAAAAGCAAGCGGTCATAACGATGCTTAACATGAAACAGCCATCGGAATTAATCTTTAAACCGTCGACTGACGGCGATGGCGTTAAAGAGGTAAATATTGATTTGGTTTATGATAAATTTTGCGACATAACATCTGGGGATAAACACTTTTACAAGCCACGGGTTTTTGATTTATGGCAAGCAACATTACCAGTAGAAGAAAAAAGGAAAAGTGATTATTATTTCGACGTGCCCATGTTAAAATCATGTGTTACAACTATTGATCTCCCGGCAGGCTTTGAGGTTGAAACTTTACCTGCCAGTCAAAGCCTCAAATTCAGTTATGGTACTTACGATGTAAAGTACACATACGATGCTATTAAAAATCAGGTAGTGAACACAACCAAATTCAACTTAACCAACCAGGTGATCCCTGCAGCCAAATACAACGAAATGCAAACCTATTTTGATGCCATTGCCAAAGCGCAAAATAAAAAACTGGTGATTCGCCGCAAAGCTTAA
- the aat gene encoding leucyl/phenylalanyl-tRNA--protein transferase, with the protein MIFRLDERLLFPEPDLAEPDGLLAVGGDLSTQRLLLAYQNGIFPWYSDDSPILWYSPHERFVLYPDELKISKSMRQVLHSNRFRVTTNTCFADVIRACSTAPREGQDGTWITDDMQAAYISMNAEGYAHSVEVWEQGQLVGGLYGVWVGDVFCGESMFSKVSNASKTALIYLCQTNKFKLIDCQVHTNHLESMGARMISREQYIAVLHNSLL; encoded by the coding sequence ATGATATTCAGGCTTGATGAACGTTTACTTTTTCCTGAGCCCGATCTGGCCGAACCAGACGGGCTTTTGGCTGTAGGCGGCGACCTATCAACCCAAAGGCTTTTACTGGCCTATCAAAATGGCATTTTCCCTTGGTATAGCGACGATTCGCCCATCCTGTGGTATTCGCCCCATGAGCGCTTTGTGCTGTATCCCGATGAATTAAAAATCTCCAAATCAATGCGCCAGGTACTCCATTCCAACCGGTTCAGGGTTACAACCAATACTTGTTTTGCCGATGTTATACGAGCCTGCTCAACCGCCCCGCGCGAAGGGCAGGACGGCACCTGGATTACCGATGACATGCAGGCCGCCTACATCAGCATGAATGCCGAAGGCTATGCCCATTCTGTTGAAGTATGGGAGCAGGGCCAATTGGTTGGGGGGCTTTACGGCGTTTGGGTTGGCGATGTTTTTTGTGGCGAAAGTATGTTCAGCAAAGTAAGTAACGCGTCAAAAACAGCTTTAATTTACCTGTGCCAAACCAATAAATTTAAGCTGATTGATTGCCAGGTGCATACCAATCACCTGGAATCTATGGGTGCGCGCATGATATCCCGGGAGCAATATATAGCCGTTTTGCACAATAGTTTGCTTTGA
- the ruvC gene encoding crossover junction endodeoxyribonuclease RuvC: MQQASTKERIILGIDPGTAVMGYGLLKETGPRIELIALGVVKMEKLGDHMLKLQRIFEKTVALIDNYHPDCLAIEAPFYGKNIQVMLKLGRAQGVAIAAALSRNLDITEYAPRKIKQSITGNGNATKEQVAAMLQNLLKFKETPDFLDATDGLAVAVCHSFQRMSTGSKSGSGSKKSYSGWDTFVKDNAKRIV, from the coding sequence ATGCAACAGGCCAGCACAAAAGAGCGTATTATTTTAGGAATCGACCCCGGAACAGCAGTTATGGGTTATGGCCTGTTGAAAGAAACCGGCCCCAGGATTGAGCTTATTGCTCTTGGTGTGGTAAAGATGGAAAAGCTTGGCGACCACATGCTCAAGTTACAACGCATATTTGAAAAAACCGTCGCCCTTATCGATAACTACCATCCCGACTGCCTGGCCATCGAAGCTCCGTTTTATGGTAAAAACATCCAGGTAATGCTCAAACTGGGGCGTGCGCAGGGCGTGGCTATAGCGGCGGCCCTATCGCGCAATTTAGATATTACAGAATACGCTCCCCGCAAAATAAAACAATCTATAACCGGCAACGGAAATGCCACCAAAGAGCAGGTTGCGGCCATGCTGCAAAACTTGTTAAAGTTTAAAGAAACGCCCGATTTTTTGGATGCTACAGATGGCCTGGCGGTGGCCGTTTGTCACTCCTTTCAAAGAATGAGCACCGGCAGCAAATCTGGTTCGGGCAGCAAAAAATCATACTCGGGCTGGGATACATTTGTAAAGGATAATGCTAAGAGGATAGTATAA
- a CDS encoding GIY-YIG nuclease family protein: MKVHEYYIYILSNKANTVFYIGVTNDLQSRIAQHKQKVNTGFSAQYNCNKLVYYEEFQWVQDAIAREKQLKAGSRQKKIDLIVGFNPSWDDLSDGWYD; this comes from the coding sequence ATGAAGGTTCACGAATACTATATCTACATTTTATCAAATAAAGCCAATACGGTCTTCTACATTGGCGTAACCAACGATTTACAAAGTCGGATAGCCCAGCATAAACAGAAAGTCAATACCGGTTTTTCGGCTCAATACAATTGCAATAAGTTAGTTTATTACGAAGAATTTCAATGGGTACAAGATGCCATCGCAAGAGAAAAGCAATTGAAGGCTGGTTCAAGACAAAAGAAAATTGATTTGATTGTAGGTTTCAACCCTTCGTGGGATGATTTGAGCGATGGGTGGTATGATTAA
- the serS gene encoding serine--tRNA ligase, with protein sequence MLQVSYIRDNREQVLERLAVKNFKQPELVDELIGLDDKRRSTQTSMDNVSAEANAASKQIGDLMRAGKKAEAEEIKAKTGAWKEDIKKFGDQLAATEEELYQKLVLLPNLPHSSVPKGLTPEENEIVLENGAKPELPANAQAHWELAAKYNLIDFELGVKITGAGFPVYKNKGAKLQRALINYFIDEAEKAGYGEVSVPLMVNKDSGFGTGQLPDKEGQMYFVNEDELYLIPTAEVPITNIFRDVILKGDELPVKHCGHTPCFRREAGSYGAHVRGLNRLHQFDKVEIVQVVHPDKSYETLELMSAHVQGLLQNLGLPYRVLRLCGGDMGFASALTYDMETWSAAQQRWLEVSSVSNFETFQSNRLKLRFRNSEGKTQLAHTLNGSALALPRIVATLLENNQTEKGIKIPEVLVPYTKFEWID encoded by the coding sequence ATGCTGCAAGTTAGTTATATCCGGGATAACCGGGAACAGGTTTTGGAACGTTTGGCTGTAAAAAATTTTAAACAGCCCGAACTGGTTGATGAGTTAATAGGGCTGGATGACAAACGTCGCTCCACCCAAACCAGCATGGATAACGTTTCGGCCGAGGCCAATGCAGCATCAAAACAAATTGGCGACCTGATGCGCGCCGGCAAAAAAGCCGAGGCTGAAGAGATTAAAGCCAAAACAGGTGCCTGGAAAGAAGATATCAAAAAATTTGGCGATCAACTGGCCGCTACAGAAGAAGAGCTTTACCAAAAACTGGTATTGCTACCCAATCTGCCACATAGCTCGGTACCCAAAGGCTTAACGCCCGAAGAAAATGAAATTGTTTTGGAGAACGGTGCGAAGCCGGAATTGCCTGCCAATGCCCAGGCACACTGGGAACTGGCCGCAAAATATAACCTGATTGATTTTGAACTGGGCGTTAAAATAACCGGCGCTGGTTTCCCGGTTTATAAAAATAAGGGAGCCAAACTGCAAAGGGCGCTCATCAATTATTTTATTGACGAGGCTGAAAAAGCGGGTTACGGCGAAGTAAGCGTTCCGCTGATGGTTAATAAAGACTCTGGTTTTGGCACCGGCCAGCTGCCTGATAAAGAAGGGCAGATGTATTTTGTAAATGAGGATGAACTATACCTGATCCCTACTGCCGAAGTACCAATCACCAACATTTTCCGCGACGTAATATTAAAGGGTGATGAGTTGCCGGTTAAACATTGCGGGCATACGCCATGTTTTCGCCGCGAGGCTGGTTCTTATGGCGCGCACGTTCGCGGGTTAAACCGCCTGCACCAGTTTGATAAGGTAGAGATTGTACAGGTGGTACACCCGGATAAATCATACGAAACACTGGAGCTAATGAGTGCCCATGTACAGGGTTTATTACAAAACCTTGGCTTGCCGTACCGCGTGCTGCGCTTATGTGGCGGCGATATGGGCTTTGCATCGGCTTTAACTTATGATATGGAAACCTGGAGCGCCGCGCAACAACGCTGGCTGGAAGTATCATCCGTATCAAACTTCGAGACATTCCAGAGCAACAGGTTAAAACTGCGTTTCCGCAATTCCGAAGGTAAAACACAATTGGCACATACCTTAAACGGAAGCGCATTGGCCTTGCCACGCATTGTTGCTACGCTATTAGAAAACAACCAGACTGAAAAAGGGATTAAAATACCCGAGGTATTGGTACCTTATACTAAGTTTGAGTGGATTGATTAA
- the rsmI gene encoding 16S rRNA (cytidine(1402)-2'-O)-methyltransferase encodes MPGKLYLVPTPIGNLEDITLRALRVLKEVDLILAEDTRTSAPLLKHFDIHQKVFAHHQHNEHQSSNEIIKFLLQGKNIALISDAGTPAISDPGFFLVREALKFNLDVECLPGATAFVPALVNSGFPTDKFCFEGFLPLKKGRQTRYKFLATEERTIILYESPHRLLKTLDEMALYFGADRLISVSRELTKMFEETVRGTVAEVKLYFETHPLKGEFVMCVAGAEPKPTKNKYKDDDNDDE; translated from the coding sequence ATGCCAGGCAAATTATATTTAGTTCCCACACCAATAGGTAATTTAGAAGATATCACACTTCGGGCGCTTCGCGTTTTAAAGGAGGTAGACCTGATTTTGGCCGAGGATACACGTACATCGGCACCGCTGTTAAAACACTTTGATATTCACCAGAAGGTATTTGCCCACCATCAGCATAATGAGCACCAATCGTCAAACGAGATCATTAAATTTTTGCTGCAGGGTAAAAACATCGCCCTGATATCTGATGCCGGTACACCGGCGATATCCGATCCGGGTTTTTTCCTGGTGCGCGAAGCTTTGAAATTCAATTTGGATGTGGAATGCCTGCCCGGCGCTACTGCATTTGTGCCGGCACTGGTAAATTCGGGGTTCCCTACGGATAAGTTTTGTTTTGAGGGCTTTTTGCCGTTGAAAAAAGGACGCCAAACCCGCTATAAATTTTTGGCTACCGAAGAGCGCACGATCATACTATATGAGTCGCCACACCGTTTATTGAAAACGCTGGACGAAATGGCCTTGTATTTTGGTGCCGACAGGCTCATTTCGGTATCGCGCGAGCTCACTAAAATGTTCGAAGAAACCGTGCGGGGAACTGTTGCCGAAGTAAAGTTATATTTTGAAACACATCCGCTAAAAGGCGAGTTTGTAATGTGTGTGGCCGGCGCCGAGCCGAAGCCCACAAAAAACAAGTACAAAGACGACGATAACGATGACGAATAG
- a CDS encoding DUF1572 domain-containing protein, with protein sequence MDIYLKSAITQFAYYKKLGEKTFAQLNDADLFWQFNAESNSIAVIIKHLSGNMLSRWTNFLITDGEKEWRNRDTEFEETINTREQIMAAWDQGWDCLFNALNSLTAEDWKKTVKIRNEPHRIEDAINRQLAHYPYHIGQIVFIGKMITGSKWQSLSIPKGNSDKYNADKFANPGDTFK encoded by the coding sequence ATGGATATTTATTTGAAAAGTGCCATTACACAATTTGCCTATTACAAAAAGTTAGGCGAAAAAACATTTGCGCAATTAAATGATGCCGACCTGTTTTGGCAGTTTAATGCCGAAAGCAATAGCATTGCCGTTATTATCAAACACCTATCGGGTAATATGCTGTCGCGATGGACCAACTTTTTGATCACCGATGGGGAGAAAGAATGGCGAAACCGCGACACAGAGTTTGAAGAAACCATTAATACCCGCGAACAGATCATGGCAGCCTGGGACCAGGGCTGGGATTGTTTGTTTAACGCGTTAAATTCGCTAACTGCCGAAGACTGGAAAAAAACGGTAAAAATCCGCAACGAGCCGCACCGTATTGAGGATGCCATAAACCGGCAGTTGGCCCATTATCCTTATCATATAGGCCAGATTGTTTTTATCGGCAAAATGATAACAGGATCAAAATGGCAGTCGCTATCTATCCCGAAAGGGAATTCTGACAAGTACAACGCAGATAAATTTGCAAACCCCGGCGACACCTTTAAATAG